A single Pochonia chlamydosporia 170 chromosome Unknown PCv3seq00011, whole genome shotgun sequence DNA region contains:
- a CDS encoding glycoside hydrolase family 28 (similar to Nectria haematococca mpVI 77-13-4 XP_003040641.1), producing MGSFGLFIAVLVATAAATPAQVAPRAGCTFTDAATAIKQKGSCTSITLSGIVVPAGQTLDLTGLKDNTHVTFAGKTTFGYKEWEGPLISISGKGIQVDGATGHTIDCGGKRWWDGKGGNGGKTKPKFFSAHNLINSNIKSLNVLNTPVQAFSINSVTNLGLYNINLDNSLGDSEGGHNTDAFDVGSSTGVYISGAIVKNQDDCLAVNSGTNVTFTGGNCSGGHGLSIGSVGGRSNNVVKTVRILNSKISNSDNGVRIKTVSGATGSVSDVVYDNISLSNIAKFGIVIEQDYKNGGPTGKPTDGVPITDLTVNKVVGTVKSSGTNVYILCAACSKWTWTNNAVTGGTKTKKNEGVPAGVSV from the exons ATGGGTTCCTTTGGACTTTTCATTGCTGTGTTAGTTGCCACGGCtgcagcaacaccagcgcAGGTTGCTCCGAGGGCGGGCTGCACGTTCACAGACGCTGCAACTGCCATCAAGCAGAAAGGATCATGCACTTCTATCACTCTGAGTGGCATTGTTGTCCCTGCGGGACAGACCCTTGACCTTACCGGGCTCAAAGACAACACTCAT GTCACATTTGCCGGCAAGACTACCTTTGGCTATAAAGAATGGGAAGGCCCGTTGATTTCCATTTCTGGCAAAGGCATTCAGGTTGATGGTGCTACCGGCCATACCATCGACTGCGGCGGCAAACGATGGTGGGATGGCAAAGGGGGAAACGGCGGAAAGACAAAGCCCAAATTTTTCAGTGCTCACAACCTGATCAACTCTAACATCAAGTCACTCAACGTCTTGAATACGCCGGTTCAAGCTTTCAGCATCAACTCGGTGACTAACCTCGGCTTGTATAACATCAACTTGGACAACTCTCTTGGTGACTCTGAGGGGGGACACAACACCGATgcttttgatgttggttcCTCTACTGGAGTTTACATATCTGGAGCCATCGTGAAGAACCAGGATGATTGCCTTGCCGTCAACTCTGGCACCAATGTCACCTTTACGGGCGGTAACTGCTCTGGTGGCCACGGGTTATCAATCGGCTCTGTCGGTGGCCGCAGTAACAACGTCGTCAAAACAGTGCGCATCTTGAATTCCAAGATATCGAATTCAGACAACGGTGTACGCATTAAGACCGTTTCAGGCGCAACAGGTTCTGTATCAGACGTTGTGTATGACAACATTTCATTGTCGAATATCGCGAAGTTTGGCATTGTCATTGAGCAGGATTACAAGAATGGCGGACCAACAGGGAAACCAACTGATGGGGTTCCGATCACGGATTTAACGGTCAACAAAGTTGTTGGTACGGTCAAGTCAAGCGGTACGAATGTGTATATTCTGTGCGCGGCCTGTTCGAAGTGGACGTGGACTAATAATGCGGTTACGGGTGGCACTaagacgaagaagaatgAAGGAGTGCCAGCAGGTGTATCTGTGTAG
- a CDS encoding cytoskeleton organization protein (similar to Colletotrichum gloeosporioides Nara gc5 XP_007275444.1), whose product MSRQRPRLRNGVDIQLQSAFQDGNWSVAMRLASQRARTFNDQYFDIVKICAESQLDDPNTKFAAVAAVDKFVKDGTVVKDVDGIDLLEWATLDLISEDAFPETLGPLRVRAVKAAPKDKIASTRCLQSCLLHWDLVSAQQIAAMIDRSSAQERDFMFWNIIITHMLATSSQSPPEKKKLYGMLALKQIERAAQLTEQAHTSKSEETPARGIKTEEEILLLYDIIETHGTADDVQKLTQSSLFSPVAQFRLGRKELFQRTAARYRKQQEWEALYSLCEACLSHTDENGELSLLACDWLVWKNFIQAASHLRNSNIEATERVQKLLVKLAQYKGLKPIYKRNVILARVSAAFILKTNDVDDIKDGQPSSLRLRELVNYIQDQKTSAACFDDVKELLELLDVAGLKYMAYTYTPELAKSVKDPVLSARVNLLALKIQYLLSTCPIGRAPIAGEKPSSRCLACDAQFASESCPVCLAKISSAALRAYKSATKDFAENPTGQNELLPELSMLVAFCNVQLAFQSRLGYIHSSPPASQYLLRALFVLEHQAFLTPKHSQISLVLVQLHLLLGSAHRSREAWHGLAVKRTIVDSLAPIFYDRLSTIAPIILDSSDSWGWELIETLRSHFSVSLKLKMPRRLIDAFEAGSYGSILDMPKYIENLRSGCTRAMSLVEEVRADRLLGEPCGEFLNDPRFYEVPDDLVLRSVVDYGSFPSWESSSSQPIYDRLRLGPAPSNTRSHLGLLAEAFQDILLYRPPTVYKATAAVMGIDYTFVIEMMGRLSNSMAKFMGKASAHCTSSEILYYETVNLLATLLPLCVGIDKSAPLPDILKQITDAVKASITTQLDELPTLDGTVGNVVATLRSFHGITMLHDTAMAAKLATQWILSFNEREKERDRSGSSNLPKEVISQVKAVQTASESALKAAKELVAKLKSEIGTGSEFGGKLRTWVFEDAGGELNELVEDGTVKEVVASWRQNIAGWGQVKWE is encoded by the exons ATGAGTCGTCAACGCCCCCGTCTGAGGAACGGGGTCGATATCCAGCTCCAGTCTGCTTTTCAAGATGGCAACTGGTCTGTGGCCATGAGACTGGCCTCCCAGCGAGCTCGCACTTTTAACGATCAGTACTTTGAT ATTGTGAAAATCTGCGCTGAAAGTCAGCTGGACGACCCTAATACAAAGTTCGCGGCTGTCGCAGCTGTCGACAAGTTCGTCAAGGACGGCACCGTGGTTAAAGACGTGGATGGAATAGACTTGCTGGAATGGGCGACATTGGACCTGATTTCTGAAGATGCGTTTCCCGAAACACTCGGTCCCTTACGCGTAAGGGCCGTCAAAGCTGCGCCCAAGGACAAAATTGCTTCTACGAGGTGTTTGCAGTCATGTTTGTTACACTGGGATTTGGTCAGCGCTCAGCAG ATTGCTGCCATGATCGACAGGTCGTCTGCCCAAGAAAGGGACTTTATGTTCTGGAACATAATCATTACTCACATGTTGGCT ACGAGCAGTCAATCACCaccggagaagaagaagctttaCGGCATGCTTGCACTAAAGCAAATAGAACGTGCTGCTCAACTCACCGAACAGGCGCATACATCAAAGTCAGAGGAAACACCAGCCCGTGGAATCAAGACTGAGGAAGAAATTCTGCTACTATACGACATCATAGAAACACATGGGACAGCGGATGATGTCCAAAAGCTCACCCAAAGCTCTCTATTCTCACCAGTTGCGCAATTCCGACTTGGAAGGAAAGAGTTGTTCCAGCGGACTGCGGCAAGATATCGCAAACAACAAGAATGGGAGGCACTGTATAGTCTCTGCGAAGCCTGCTTGTCGCACACTGACGAGAACGGAGAACTCTCGCTATTGGCCTGTGACTGGCTCGTCTGGAAGAACTTCATTCAGGCGGCATCACATCTTAGGAACTCAAACATAGA GGCCACGGAAAGAGTACAGAAATTGCTGGTCAAGCTCGCGCAATACAAAGGGTTGAAGCCCATTTATAAGAGAAACGTGATTTTGGCCCGCGTCTCTGCCGCCTTTATTCTCAAAACGAACGATGTCGATGATATCAAGGACGGTCAGCCTTCATCACTACGACTGCGGGAACTAGTCAACTATATCCAGGACCAGAAAACCAGTGCTGCTTGCTTTGATGATGTAAAAGAGCTGCTGGAACTGCTTGATGTTGCAGGGTTAAAGTATATGGCGTATACCTACACCCCTGAGCTGGCAAAGTCGGTTAAGGACCCTGTGTTGTCTGCAAGAGTCAATCTGCTAGCCCTAAAGATCCAATATCTTCTTTCCACTTGTCCCATTGGACGAGCGCCGATAGCTGGAGAGAAACCCAGCTCACGATGTTTAGCTTGCGATGCGCAGTTTGCATCCGAGTCCTGCCCTGTTTGTCTGGCCAAGATCTCCAGCGCCGCGTTGAGGGCATACAAGTCTGCAACGAAAGATTTTGCAGAGAACCCAACTGGTCAGAATGAACTTCTCCCCGAACTTTCTATGTTGGTTGCATTTTGCAACGTTCAATTAGCTTTCCAAAGCCGCTTGGGGTATATTCACTCGTCACCGCCAGCTTCACAATATCTTCTACGCGCTCTGTTTGTTCTGGAACATCAAGCTTTTCTCACCCCTAAGCACAGCCAGATATCTCTTGTACTTGTGCAGCTACACCTTCTTTTAGGATCTGCACACAGAAGTCGAGAGGCTTGGCATGGTCTGGCTGTGAAGAGAACGATTGTGGATTCACTTGCTCCCATCTTCTACGATCGTCTGTCCACCATAGCACCAATTATCTTGGACTCATCAGATTCGTGGGGCTGGGAACTCATTGAGACTCTGCGGTCTCATTTTTCAGTGtcgctgaagctgaagatgccgagaagATTGATCGATGCATTCGAGGCAGGCAGCTATGGGAGCATTCTTGACATGCCCAAGTATATTGAGAATTTGAGATCTGGATGTACAAGAGCCATGagtttggtggaggaagtcaGGGCGGATAGGCTACTTGGCGAGCCTTGCGGCGAATTTTTGAACGACCCCCGGTTTT ACGAAGTTCCTGAtgacttggtgttgagaagtgTCGTTGACTACGGATCATTCCCCTCGTGGGAGAGCAGTTCGTCACAGCCAATATACGACAGACTTCGTCTTGGCCCCGCACCCTCT AATACTCGATCCCACCTTGGTCTTTTGGCCGAAGCTTTCCAAGACATACTGTTGTACCGACCACCGACAGTTTACAAAGCCACGGCGGCAGTCATGGGCATCGACTACACGTTTGTTATTGAGATGATGGGGCGACTCAGCAACTCCATGGCGAAGTTCATGGGCAAGGCGTCGGCTCACTGTACCTCAAGTGAGATACTCTACTACGAGACGGTTAATTTGCTAGCTACATTGCTTCCTCTATGTGTGGGAATCGACAAGTCAgcaccacttccagacattttgaagcAAATCACCGACGCTGTAAAGGCTTCAATAACAACCCAACTTGACGAGCTCCCAACTCTGGATGGAACTGTTGGAAACGTTGTAGCAACACTGCGGTCATTTCATGGCATTACCATGCTGCATGATACAGCGATGGCTGCCAAGCTGGCAACGCAGTGGATTCTATCTTTCAACGAGCGAGAAAAGGAACGTGACCGATCAggcagcagcaacttgcCGAAAGAGGTCATATCACAGGTCAAAGCAGTGCAAACAGCTTCAGAGTCAGCTTTAAAGGCCGCTAAGGAGCTCGTTGCCAAGTTAAAAAGTGAGATTGGCACCGGAAGCGAGTTCGGCGGAAAATTACGGACTTGGGTGTttgaggatgctggtggCGAATTGAATGAATTGGTGGAAGATGGAACAGTGAAAGAAGTAGTTGCGAGTTGGAGACAAAACATTGCAGGATGGGGACAGGTAAAATGGGAATAG
- a CDS encoding carbohydrate-binding protein (similar to Metarhizium robertsii ARSEF 23 XP_007823881.1), translating into MLKYTLLYCLSLLAVAPNACNARVVEKETRAPAPKAQVWRGLGGLFSGHPGVVSWAPGRTDVFVRGTDNAVYHKWQNGGPGSAWGPSETGYENLGGTIYGDVTAVSWAANRIDLFVLGTDNACYHKWWSGTAWSSWGSLGGGIIGEISAVAWGPNRLDLFVRGMDNAVYHKYWNGAWSGWENMGGTIVGSPQAVSWGANRIDVFVRGADNAVYHKAWNGSSWSGWINLGGTVMDDITAVSYASNRIDLFVRGTNNALFQKSWNGAAWTAWVSLGGTIMSRPSATAWGGKYITVAAQGGNNAVYLKEYNGAAWGDWRSVGGVVTDAPVINPRGDFGAAVFARGTNAALYSYE; encoded by the exons ATGTTGAAGTACACTCTTCTGTATTGTCTCTCGCTCCTCGCAGTTGCACCCAATGCGTGCAATGCCAGGGTTGTTGAAAAGGAGACTCGTGCTCCAGCTCCCAAAGCTCAAGTCTGGAGGGGACTAGGCGGATTGTTTTCAG GCCACCCTGGTGTCGTCTCTTGGGCACCTGGACGGACGGATGTGTTCGTCAGAGGAACTGACAACGCTGTCTACCACAAGTGGCAAAACGGTGGTCCTGGCTCGGCATGGGGTCCTAGTGAAACTGGCTACGAGAACCTCGGAGGTACCATCTATGGCGATGTTACCGCCGTTTCCTGGGCTGCAAATCGCATTGATCTCTTTGTTCTGGGCACAGACAACGCCTGTTATCATAAATGGTGGAGTGGCACTGCTTGGAGCAGTTGGGGTTCTCTCGGTGGCGGCATCATTGGCGAGATCAGTGCTGTAGCCTGGGGACCAAACAGACTTGATCTGTTCGTCCGAGGCATGGACAACGCAGTCTACCATAAGTATTGGAACGGTGCTTGGAGCGGATGGGAGAACATGGGTGGCACCATTGTTGGTAGCCCGCAGGCAGTCTCCTGGGGTGCCAACCGCATCGATGTATTCGTGAGAGGCGCAGATAATGCTGTCTATCACAAGGCATGGAACGGTTCGTCGTGGTCAGGTTGGATCAACTTGGGCGGTACGGTCATGGATGACATCACCGCTGTTTCTTATGCGTCCAACAGAATAGATCTGTTCGTCCGAGGAACAAACAATGCCCTCTTCCAGAAGTCTTGGAACGGAGCAGCATGGACCGCTTGGGTCAGTCTTGGAGGCACCATCATGTCCCGGCCATCGGCGACAGCCTGGGGTGGCAAGTACATCACTGTTGCGGCTCAAGGCGGTAACAATGCGGTATATTTGAAGGAATACAACGGGGCTGCTTGGGGCGACTGGAGATCTGTCGGTGGTGTGGTGACGGATGCGCCTGTGATTAATCCTCGCGGTGATTTTGGCGCGGCTGTTTTCGCCAGAGGAACCAATGCTGCTCTGTATTCGTATGAGTAG
- a CDS encoding kinesin family protein (similar to Aspergillus oryzae RIB40 XP_001823435.1), whose protein sequence is MNVFARWRPLAHAEEPSGTIDYSSSNASLLSISINRASSASDRPWKSPAAFTTVFSPDDDNANVYNKVVEPNISKVLQGESSSFFAYGHSGSGKTHTIIGYDQTPSNLGLSLAAAHQLFEHLTILNESDTPQLGLGLSLFELRGKSAYDLLNNRVECHIREGPDGKTHIRGKTETLEHGKVRVRPIVQRACWTFEDFQQVLQGGLARRAVGTSTIHDQSSRTHAVLELEIVNQALVDAREALIDRQSELVPVGKRATDISIEEQSKGYICTDGKWGPNPNYTINQARIDEANAEKAKFEAHVQTAEKNVSNIYNSASGLGGKIVFVDLAGAEYHQDNTASTLKGIKQTPQEKQEGRQINTDLLALKEVIRAWSAKQTRIPFRSSPLTMVLREQFLSAKGSSSGMIVTCSPAKDQYAATLNSLKYGGLVGAATK, encoded by the coding sequence ATGAATGTATTCGCACGATGGAGACCTCTAGCCCATGCCGAAGAGCCAAGCGGCACAATTGACTATTCCTCATCAAACGCCTCTTTACTCTCTATATCCATCAATCgcgcctcctccgccagcgATCGTCCTTGGAAAAGTCCCGCTGCGTTCACTACTGTCTTCTCtcccgacgacgacaatgccaaCGTATACAACAAAGTTGTCGAGCCAAACATCTCCAAAGTATTGCAGGGTGAATCCTCCAGTTTCTTCGCATACGGTCACTCTGGAAGCGGCAAGACAcacaccatcatcggctATGATCAAACGCCCAGTAATCTCGGGCTAAGTCTAGCGGCCGCTCACCAACTATTCGAACACCTTACCATTCTAAACGAGTCAGATACGCCGCAGCTTGGTCTCGGCCTAAGTCTCTTTGAGCTCCGTGGCAAATCAGCATACGATCTACTGAACAACCGTGTAGAGTGTCATATCCGCGAAGGACCAGATGGCAAGACGCACATTCGAGGCAAAACCGAGACTCTCGAGCATGGTAAAGTCCGCGTGCGGCCCATCGTCCAACGAGCATGCTGGACGTTTGAGGACTTTCAACAGGTTCTTCAAGGTGGTTTGGCTCGTCGCGCAGTAGGTACATCAACTATTCATGACCAGAGCTCAAGAACTCATGCTGTGCTCGAGTTGGAAATAGTTAACCAGGCGCTCGTGGATGCTCGTGAAGCACTAATCGACCGACAATCCGAATTGGTGCCCGTGGGAAAACGTGCCACGGACATAAGCATCGAGGAGCAATCCAAGGGGTATATCTGTACAGACGGCAAATGGGGTCCCAATCCAAACTACACGATCAACCAGGCACGCATAGATGAAGCTAATGCCGAAAAAGCAAAATTTGAAGCCCATGTTCAAACTGCAGAGAAGAACGTCAGCAACATCTACAACAGTGCAAGTGGTCTCGGCGGCAAAATTGTGTTTGTCGACCTCGCAGGTGCAGAATACCACCAAGACAACACCGCTTCTACTCTAAAGGGTATAAAGCAGACACCGCAAGAGAAACAGGAAGGTCGACAGATCAACACAGATCTCCTTGCTTTAAAGGAAGTCATTCGGGCGTGGTCAGCTAAACAGACACGCATTCCCTTTCGGTCCTCACCGCTGACGATGGTTTTGAGAGAGCAGTTCTTGTCGGCGAAGGGGTCTTCTTCGGGCATGATTGTGACGTGCTCGCCGGCAAAGGACCAGTATGCTGCGACGTTGAATTCACTCAAATATGGGGGGTTGGTGGGTGCGGCGACGAAGTAG
- a CDS encoding CTP synthase (similar to Aspergillus terreus NIH2624 XP_001217504.1), with protein MRVVLVSGGVISGVGKGIIASSSGLLLKTLGLRVTAQKLDPYLNTDAGLLNPLEQDYPTLETERSYLGIQLSNESNMTTGKIYKLVLDKERRGDYLGKTVQVVPHITDAMQEWIERVAKIPVDDSGEEPDVCIIELGGTVGDIESAPFIEALVQLRHRLGRENFFSIAVSYVPIINGEEKTKPTQHAIKQMRSAGLIPDMVACRCERELDDATIQKIARSCQVEYEQVIGVRDMETIYQVPLLLEQEGLLKQLQKGLALDTTVLSPARVQKGQALWDIWTKTVTPKHHLPPVNIALVGKYVTLDDAYLSVHKALEHSAMRCGRKLNLVSVDSEHLEQDMQQKDPTKYHNAWKALCEAEGLIVPGGFGSRGIEGMIATTKWARERKVPFLGICLGLQVAVMEYARNIMGLKDATSEEISAHAEHRVVIFMPEGSKEQMGGTMRVGTRTSHFKPGTEWSKLRAMYGGAAVVEERHRHRYEVNPDYIEDLEKAGLSVTSLDDQGVRVETIELKNHPFFVGLQAHPEFTSKVLSPSPALLGFVAASAGCFDEISKAAGQQKELVINGTSHASF; from the exons ATGCGTGTAGTTCTTGTGAGCGGCGGAGTTATCTCTGGTGTTGGAAAAG GCATTATTG CTAGCAGCTCTGGGCTTCTTCTCAAGACACTCGGTCTTCGGGTCACG GCACAAAAGCTCGACCCGTATTTGAACACCGATGCCGGGTTGCTAAACCCTCTAGAGCAAGACTACCCGACCCTCGAAACGGAGCGATC ATACCTTGGCATCCAGCTCAGCAACGAGAGCAACATGACGACCGGAAAAATCTACAAACTTGTCCTG GATAAAGAAAGACGAGGCGACTACCTAGGAAAGA CGGTCCAGGTTGTACCCCATATCACAGATGCTATGCAAGAATGGATCGAACGAGTCGCCAAGATTCCCGTCGATGACTCAGGAGAGGAGCCTGATGTCTGTATCA TTGAGCTG GGTGGTACTGTCGG AGACATCGAGTCTGCACCTTTTATCGAAGCTCTTGTCCAACTTAGACATAGACTCGGCCGCGaaaacttcttcagcatTGCAGTGTCATACGTTCCCATTATCAATGGGGAGGAGAAAACCAAGCCCACACAACATGCCATCAAGCAGATGCGCAGTGCTGGCTTGATTCCAGACATG GTTGCTTGTCGTTGTGAGCGCGAGCTTGATGACGCTACAATTCAGAAGATCGCTAGAAGCTGCCAAGTTGAATACGAACAAGTCATCGGTGTGCGAGATATGGAAACCATCTATCAAGTTCCTCTACTCCTCGAGCAAGAGGGCCTGCTCAAACAGCTGCAGAAGGGCCTTGCTCTTGATACCACTGTCCTCTCACCGGCCAGAGTTCAGAAGGGCCAAGCTCTCTGGGATATTTGGACCAAGACCGTCACACCAAAGCATCATCTACCACCCGTTAATATCGCGTTGGTAGGAAAGTACGTGACTCTGGATGACGCATACCTCAGCGTACACAAGGCACTGGAACACTCGGCTATGCGATGCGGTCGCAAGTTGAACCTCGTTTCTGTCGACTCCGAGCACCTTGAGCAAGACATGCAGCAAAAAGATCCCACCAAATATCACAACGCCTGGAAGGCGCTTTGCGAGGCCGAAGGATTGATTGTTCCTG GTGGCTTCGGCTCGAGGGGAATCGAAGGCATGattgccaccaccaaatgGGCCCGCGAGCGCAAGGTTCCGTTCCTTGGAATCTGCTTGGGCCTGCAGGTCGCTGTTATGGAGTATGCCCGCAACATCATGGGTCTGAAAGATGCCACCTCAGAAGAGATTTCCGCCCATGCGGAGCATCGCGTTGTTATTTTCATGCCAGAAGGCTCCAAAGA GCAAATGGGCGGCACTATGAGAGTAGGCACTCGTACATCACACTTCAAGCCTGGAACAGAATGGAGCAAGCTGCGGGCTATGTACGGCGGCGCtgcagttgttgaagaacGCCACCGACATCGTTACGAGGTGAACCCCGACTACATCGAGGACTTGGAAAAGGCGGGCCTGAGCGTGACGTCTCTTGATGACCAGGGGGTACGAGTTGAGACGATTGAACTGAAGAATCATCCTTTCTTTGTCGG ACTGCAAGCGCATCCCGAATTTACTAGCAAGGTCTTGAGCCCTTCACCCGCATTGTTGGGCTTCGTGGCAGCTAGCGCAGGATGCTTCGACGAGATATCCAAGGCGGCGGGTCAGCAGAAGGAGTTGGTTATCAATGGAACCAGTCATGCCTCTTTCTAA
- a CDS encoding PheA/TfdB family FAD-binding monooxygenase (similar to Cordyceps militaris CM01 XP_006667734.1): protein MTTSTTDVLIVGAGPTGLVLALWLSKLGVKVRIIDKAIQAATSTRALAVQARTLELYAQFDPELANKVIEDGHKVAGFNGWVKGSRSFRVPITRFGEGMTPFPFVKIYPQHEHEHMLTERLRKDFGISVELQTELVGFKDDCDTKRIVASLKKTTGEEETAVAQYIAGCDGSHSVVRKSLGISFPGGIYDQMFYVADIEGDGPPMDGELHVCLDQADFLAIFPLAGKGRARLIGTVRQSRTSSVEPRELSFKDVRGLAIEHMKLQVAKVNWFSTYRVHHRVADHFRKGRAFILGDAAHVHSPAGGQGMNTGIGDAINLAWKIAAVLAGDAQDNLLDTFEEERAHFAKQLVATTDRAFTLATAEGWFATMIRTRIVPFIAPFLLSFRAMRRFVFRTVSQISLHYTGMTLSSGRVGTVKGGQRLPWVEVDGASNFESLSSMRWQIHVYGNVTEVLVAWCKKHDIPLTEFEWKSDCASVGLTQDAVYVLRPDGHVALVQKSVDVDAIERYFADRQIRLVTL from the coding sequence ATGacaacctcaaccaccgACGTTTTAATCGTTGGCGCCGGACCTACAGGTCTCGTACTTGCCCTGTGGCTATCAAAACTCGGCGTCAAAGTTCGCATCATCGACAAGGCCATCCAAGCAGCAACGTCAACTCGCGCATTGGCAGTTCAAGCACGCACATTAGAGCTCTACGCCCAGTTCGACCCTGAGCTCGCAAACAAAGTAATCGAAGATGGACATAAAGTTGCCGGCTTCAACGGCTGGGTCAAGGGAAGCCGGTCATTTCGCGTCCCAATCACACGATTTGGCGAGGGCATGACACCCTTCCCGTTCGTCAAGATCTACCCACAGCATGAACACGAGCACATGCTCACGGAGCGTTTGCGCAAAGATTTTGGAATATCTGTTGAATTACAGACCGAGCTAGTAGGATTCAAGGATGACTGCGACACCAAAAGAATAGTTGCATCGTTGAAAAAGACAACTGGTGAAGAGGAGACGGCCGTAGCCCAATACATCGCCGGCTGCGACGGATCTCACTCAGTAGTACGCAAGAGCCTGGGCATCTCATTCCCCGGCGGCATCTACGATCAAATGTTCTATGTTGCCGATATTGAAGGTGATGGACCTCCCATGGACGGCGAGCTGCACGTATGCCTCGACCAAGCCGACTTTCTGGCCATATTTCCACTCGCAGGAAAAGGTCGCGCAAGATTGATCGGCACAGTGAGACAAAGCAGAACTTCCTCCGTCGAACCACGGGAATTATCCTTCAAGGATGTGAGGGGCCTTGCAATCGAGCACATGAAGCTTCAGGTAGCAAAGGTGAACTGGTTCTCTACATACCGCGTTCATCACCGAGTGGCGGATCACTTTCGGAAGGGCCGAGCATTTATACTAGGAGACGCGGCTCACGTTCATAGCCCTGCTGGTGGGCAAGGAATGAACACTGGGATTGGAGATGCCATCAACCTGGCGTGGAAGATTGCCGCCGTGTTGGCGGGTGATGCCCAGGACAACTTGCTGGACACATTCGAAGAAGAGAGGGCGCACTTTGCAAAGCAATTGGTCGCTACAACCGATCGCGCCTTTACCTTGGCTACAGCAGAAGGGTGGTTTGCTACGATGATTCGCACCAGAATCGTACCCTTTATCGCTCCTTTTCTGTTGTCCTTCCGGGCCATGCGGAGGTTCGTGTTCAGGACAGTCTCGCAGATCTCTTTACATTACACAGGGATGACTCTTTCTTCGGGACGAGTTGGAACGGTAAAAGGAGGGCAGAGGCTCCCGTGGGTTGAAGTAGATGGGGCCAGTAACTTTGAGTCACTGTCGTCGATGCGATGGCAGATACACGTTTATGGCAATGTGACGGAGGTGCTGGTCGCCTGGTGTAAGAAGCATGATATTCCGCTCACAGAGTTTGAGTGGAAGTCTGATTGTGCCTCGGTCGGACTGACCCAAGATGCAGTCTATGTTCTGCGTCCAGATGGACATGTAGCCTTGGTTCAGAAGAGTGTGGACGTTGATGCGATTGAGCGGTATTTCGCCGACCGCCAGATTCGACTCGTCACCTTATGA